The DNA region TGACGCTGAACCGCGAGTTCGTCGCCCGCGTCTGCGAGCTGGAAGAGGAGTACCGGGCTTGAGCGGAGGGGCGGGCCGGGCGTTCGTGATCCGGGACGTGACCGACCCGTGGGAGATGCGCGCCCTGGAGGACGTGCAGGTGCAGGCGTGGGGCTACAGCGACCGCGAGGTGCTGCCCGCCACCATGTTCCGCATCGGCGCGCACACGGGGGCCATTGTGCTCGGCGCTTATGCGGCGGGGGAAGGCGCTTCTCCCCTCCCCTTCGGCCTAGCCTACGGGTTCCCGGCGCTGCGGGAGGGCCAGGTGTGGCACCACTCCCACCTGCTGGCGCTGCACCCCGACTGGCGGGGCAGCGGGGCGGCCGTCGCGCTCAAGCTCGCCCAACGGGAGCGGGCACTCGGCCAGGGTCTGACGCGCATGACCTGGACCTTCGATCCCCTCGTCACCCGTAATGCCCGGCTGAACCTGGGCAAGCTGGGCGCCCGGGCGGTGAGCTACCACCCCGACTGGTACGCGCTGGGCGAGTCGCGGGAGACCGCCTTCCCCGCCGACCGGCTGATGATCGAGTGGGACCTGACCCGGCCGCATATCGAGCACCCCGCTCCTCTTCCGCGTGGCGAGTGGGCGCTGGAGGCGCGGGGGGAGTGGCCCGGTTCACCCCGGCTGGACCTCACGGAGCCGCAACTCCTCGCCGAGGTGCCCCTCCAGACCGCCTCCCTGCCGGAGGAGGTCCGCCTGGCCTGGCTCATGGCTCTGCGAGACGTGCTGGGAACGTACCTCGGGCGGGGATACGCGGCGACCGACCTTGCGCGGGAGGAGGAAAGGACCTTTTACGTCCTGACGCGCTGAATGGGAACACGGGCACCCCGCAGGATGCCCGCCGCGAACGCCTGCGGCTCAGTAGGTCGCGTTGAAAAAGGCCGTGTCGCTGACCCAGTCCTGCTGGGGGATGGGCTGCTGGACCGGGTTGACCACGATGCTCAGGGCCTGGGCGAGGCGCTTCTCGCCCTGGGGCTTGACGGTAGCGAAGGCGTCGTTCGACTTGAAGGAGCTGAGTTCTGACAGGTCGAGCTGGCGGCGGCTGGCGACGACGAGCACCTTGTTCAGCCCCGGAGTGCCGCCCACGCTGTACGTGAAGTTGTCGTTCGCGGAGGGGAAGGAGCGAACCTGGCCCGCGCGGACGAAGTTCCCGCCGCCCAGACGGTTGGGCAGAACCTGATCCACGCTGCCACTCGGATCGACCGAGAAGAGGTACACGTAGGCGTCCTCGTTCACGCGGACCGAGACGCGGATCGGGTCATTGATGCGGTAGTTGGGCGCGTAAGAGCCGCTGGGATCACGGTCCACCCACACCTGGGCCGAGAGCGTGGTGGGCACCGGGTTCACGATGATGCTCTGCGCGCTGACCCGGGGCGTGGCCTGGGCAGGAGAGGCGAGCGGAGCCAGCAGGGAAGCGGTCAGGGCGAGCAGGATGGCGGGCTTCTTCATGTCGTCTCCTCGGCAGAGGTCACCGTGCCGGGCACGTCCCAGCGCGTGGTTTCAGCAACCTCTCTTGTTAATTCAGCCTAGGCCCACCCGCCTGACGCCGGGTGAAGCGCACCTGACCGAACGTGAGCCGGGGCAGGATTCACCCTCATGAGAGGAACCCGGGAGGCCAAAGAGAGGAGGCGGAACCCTGGACGATTCCG from Deinococcus aerius includes:
- a CDS encoding acyl-CoA acyltransferase, which gives rise to MSGGAGRAFVIRDVTDPWEMRALEDVQVQAWGYSDREVLPATMFRIGAHTGAIVLGAYAAGEGASPLPFGLAYGFPALREGQVWHHSHLLALHPDWRGSGAAVALKLAQRERALGQGLTRMTWTFDPLVTRNARLNLGKLGARAVSYHPDWYALGESRETAFPADRLMIEWDLTRPHIEHPAPLPRGEWALEARGEWPGSPRLDLTEPQLLAEVPLQTASLPEEVRLAWLMALRDVLGTYLGRGYAATDLAREEERTFYVLTR
- a CDS encoding DUF4384 domain-containing protein, with protein sequence MKKPAILLALTASLLAPLASPAQATPRVSAQSIIVNPVPTTLSAQVWVDRDPSGSYAPNYRINDPIRVSVRVNEDAYVYLFSVDPSGSVDQVLPNRLGGGNFVRAGQVRSFPSANDNFTYSVGGTPGLNKVLVVASRRQLDLSELSSFKSNDAFATVKPQGEKRLAQALSIVVNPVQQPIPQQDWVSDTAFFNATY